The genomic window ATGATAACTAATGACTTTTCAATAGCTAAACACAGTGAACAACCAAAACTGATTTTGCCAAAACAGATTAAGGTAATAATTAGGAAACACatgaaaaaaaaacctttttatgtCCCAAAGGAAGCCCTTAaaacaacataccctccaacttttatcCAATGAAGAATAGGGACAGTCtatcccatcatcatcatcatcatcatcttactatttatacccctacCATATAATTGGGTtgctccagtcactctgggcagcatccagTATAtatacattaaacatttttaaacttcgctatacaggcctgccttcagatggttcggGCATTGCACAACTCCATACCCACCAATATATctccaattaataataatgaaaagcgAGACtttctgagatcaaatcaaaaactgggatgacttctgtaaacccagaactatccctggaaaatagggacattttgagGGTCTGAAACAGGGTCCAGCCCAGAGGACAAATGCTGCATTCCAGTTCTGTCTGTCCTTGAGGCACTTCAGAGCCACCCCCTCTTTCTCCAGGCTATGTCCCCCAACAATCTCGCTTCATATTCTCCCGGGTGTTTTTATCTGGCTGGAAAGAGTTCTTGAACTCTGACAACAATTCTTGGTTTTCCTGGATAGAGGGGCGTGTGTGCACAGACGAGAAATGAGCCTGCTGTATAAAAGTAAGATTTAAATTCATTGCTCCTCCAATTTTTACCTCTGGCTGCACCCACAGAAAGGTTCCACCCTGGAAGGGAATTAGGTCCTCAGTCTGAAAAATTCTGCCTTAAATTCGCTTTCACAATGagaactgggttgccccagccactctgggcaacttccaacacatatcaaaacataataaaacattagaaaaatttccctatacagggcttggacgcgggtggtgctgtgggttaaaccacagagcctaggacttgccaatcagaaagtcggccgttcgaatccccatgatggggtgcgctcccgttgctcagtccctgctcctgccaacctagcagttccaaagcacgccaaagtgcaagtagataaataggtaccactccggcgggaaggtaaacggcatttccgtgcgctgctctggttcgccaggagtggcttagtcatgctggccacatgacccggaagctatacgccggctcccttggccaataaagtgagatgagcactgcaaccgcAGAGtcagccactactggacctaatggtcaagggtccctttacctttatacagggctgccatcagatgtcttctaaaggttgtatagttacttatcttcttggctcggGGGCTGCATAACTctataccatccaacatttctccaatgaaaataggaacgtcctaagaaaagtgggacattctgggatcaaatcagaaaccgggatggcttctgtaaatcctggactatccctggaaaacagggacatttgaaGAGCCTGGAGCCTTATCTTCAGTATTGTTCTAAGAATAGTTGGGGAGCTTTCCCAGATGAAAGATCAAATTACGTTAACACAGCCTGTCTTTTAAGCTACCTCTAAGAATCCTGACAGTACCTCTCCTGCTTATGCCAATTAAACAGTTCAAGACATGTAAATAGGCAGACAGACATGCTTGAGCACAGACATCTGGAACATTATTAAGATACAGATGCAAATTGCTTGTTTAGATGTAATTTCCCTCCTAAGGTCAAGTGTTAGCCTCCTCCATTCAGCATCAGCAAAAATGCAAACTGCAGTACCCAGTGATGAGAGTCAAAATACTTCGGGAGGCCTTGACTGATGAGCTTAATGCTCTTGTTATTTGGAAGAAACGCATGACTCCTGTAGTTTTCTTGGAACTAACTTTAGAAACCAATTTGCCATGCCAAGTGCATTTAAGTTGCAACCTACTCAGTTCAATTAAGGTAATATATCAGCGCTCATTAGAAGAAATTAATAGCAGCAGAATGTCAGACACTATGTACTATGCAATTAGAGGTTCTGGCCCCTCGTGGACATTGAAAATTCCTTACTGGGCTTCACTGAAAGTGTTTTCTCTTATTAAGGCTTCtggcaaaatgtgtttatttttatttggggcAATGCTGGTGACTGGTGGTTTTATTATAGGCCTGGCATTATGTGAACCTTTGAAAGAAATGGTGTGTTCCTACGCTGCCCTGAATGCCTGCTTTTATGTTCAGAACTTGACTTCTTGTTGTGTGGATGTGTTTAAGAAACCTGCCGAGTTATCTTTTATTTCCAGAATGGCACTGGTGCCTTAACAGTCCATCATACCTAAACAAATACAAGTAAATTGAAAACTCAGACATTGTCCACGCCCTGCATGTAGTCAGTCTGATGCACTTTGCAGCCAACATATTTCCCCTTTGTGGGTTATGAatgcatacatacacatacatacatatgcacTGATTGTTTTGTTGTGTCTGTTTTAAgcaatttatttgtgcttttatctaatgtttttatcttgtgaaccgccctgagatcttttgatgaagggtagtacagtggtacctcgggttacatacgcttcaggttacagactccgctaacccagaaatagtaccttgggttaagaactttgcttcaggatgagaacagaaattgcgcagcagcggcatggcggcagtgggaggccccattagctaaagtggtgcttcaggttaagaacagtttcaggttaagaatggaccttaacccgaggtaccactgtatataaatcgaATACAGggctttccaaattgtgtgtcTTAGCATTAGTATGCGGGCTCCCAGAAAGGAGTCTGTGGCCTTTCTCTTCGTTTTGCTCCTGTGctgagctaagccatagtttggcttagtttCTTGACCAGACACAGTTTATCTCAGCCGTTTCGCTcccccagacaaaccatgagccacgAACCACAGGACAAAACCTTGATTAGTTTTTGGTTTGTCTAGAGAGTGCCAAACCACAAGTCCAGGCTTGGAGAAGGCACTAAGCCAAACTCTACGCAGCAGCAAAAACACCATGCTAAGCAAAGCGGTTGCGACCTCCTCTCCCAGAGTCTGCTTATTCATGCCAAGTCATGttttggcttagcatgatgtgCGGAACAGATCTCAGtatctaggaagctgccttatattgagccagaccattggtccatctagctaagtacagtgatacttcgggttacatatgcttcaggttacagactccgctaacccagaaaagtgcttcaggttaacaactttgcttcaggataagaacacaaatcatgctccggtggcgcggtggcagcaggaggccccattagctaaagtggtgaattaagtacttaacctgaggtaccactgtattgtctactggcagtagctctccagcatttcaggcagaATTCTCTCCCAGATCTACCTGGAGAATTGAACCCAGGAACTTCCACAAgacaagcagatgttctaccattgagctatggcccttttccTAGCTCACCTAACTGAACTCTCAGCTCTGGCCTTTCTCTTTCTAACTCCCGGTGAGTTGAGAGAGAGGGCCCAGAGCCACTTTCTTTGTTCCCTGAGTAGCCTATCACTGGGGtgaactttggtaatatggtgtccTAAGTGAGgacaatatttattattttcacaataattccttttggtacagttgcttttatggatcttctcagtaggtacctgTATAAATACAATTATGATTATACTGcaccccctaataataataatttattatttaacccCTCTCCCCCcagtctggctgagtttccccagccactctgggcaggttccaaaaaagatttaaaaatacattaaaacacttgtcattaaaaacttccctaaacagggctgccttcagatgtcttctaaatgtcagatagttgtttatctccttgacatctgaagggaggatgttccacaggacgggcgccactaccgagaaggccctctgcctggtttcctgtaacttggcttctcacagtgagggaagcgccagaaggccctcggagctagacctcagtgtctgggcagaatgatggtgcCCTGTGTTGGTTGCCTGGTGTGGGGTAAGTGCCTGCAGCGCCCTAAAGCTGGCGCTGCTATCATCTCACCAGCAAGCTAGCTATTCCACGACTTTAAAAGGGGGCCCAGGCATTTCGCTTACCCCCACCCAAACtcatatttattttgcattatgtTAAGTGTGGGCTACATACACTGAAAAGTGTGGCCAGACAATTGCTGGAACTGACAGGACTCGGCTGCAAATAGAACGTCTCAAATGTGTTGTAAAATGCAATATGCAAATGTGACACTTGATGGCGACAGcaagctatgccaaattcaatgtgtttttcaaaacgcttttttaaaaaagcattttgacAGCATTTTTTATATGCCACCTCAATAATCaaccagggatgccaacttgtaaacaatatttattgggggggggatgcaggtaAACCCTGCCTTGCATATtccatcacatgatgtggtgcactgcacactatttgaatggatgcaggtggcgctgtagtcaaaccactgagtctcttgggcttgccgatcagaaggttggtggttcgaatccctgtgacacagtgagctcccgttgctctgtcccagctcctagcagtctgaaagcatgccagtgtaagtagataaataggtaccactgcggcgggaaggtaaactgtgtttccatgtgctctggtttccatcatggtgttctgttgtgccagaagcggtttagtcatgctaaccacatgacctggaaaagctgtctgtggacaaacaccggctcccttggccctaAGGCAagatgagtaccacaaccccatagtcgcctttgactggacttaaccgtccaggggtcctttacctttattattataatttgaaTGGCAGTGTCCATCATCTTGGGGTCGGGGGCAAGCCCCCTCAAATATCTTAAGGTGGGGagtgaagggacctcggcccccaaggagttggctcctatgataacAACCCCAGCATACGTGCTCAATAAGCAGCAGGCGTCGCACCACCTTTATGCAAACGCCATGGAGGCTCAATGAGCACGTGGCCCCGAAGCGAACATCTGGAATGTGGGAAGCGCGCCAGCTGCCGCTTTGCTGCTTCAGAAAttcccttctctctcacacacaaaccccGCGCCGAgcggttctttcttttttttccccttcctctacCGACGCTGAGCAGCGTCCATGCGCAGCCAGGTGGGCTGCAGCCTCTCCGCCAGCCCCTGGCTCGCCCTGCCCGCTGCTTCGCgcgctccctccttccctcccctcggCTCCTCCCACCCGTCCGGAACACCAGCCGCCTCTCGCTTTTCTCCCCGCAGGCGAAGGGAGAGAGCAGCTCCAGGCGAAAACTCGGCCGGACGGAGATTCCCGCCAAAATGGTACCCGGGCGGCGGGCGCTCTCGTGGGCTGCGCTCGCGCTGGTCCTCCTCCTTGTGTGCCTGAGTCCCGGTGAGTCAGCCCCGCGCTCGGGAGAAGTGGggcttggggaggtgggggggggagagggcggcgGGCACGCAGGATGATGCCCCCCAAGACAAGGGGGCGCACGCTGAGGCTGAGCAAGGCAGCAGCCCCTTCGTCGTCGTCTTCCCGCCAAAATTCCCCAAGGCTGTGGTGGAGCTGGGAAGTAGGAAACTCCTGATCTTAGGTCCCCCTGCTCATAAAAACGGGGGCTCGGCTTTGCATCGAGGAGGGATGTGTCCCCAGCAGATGCCCAGACacacacttcaaaacaaaacaaagcccacTCCACCACTGCTGTTAATAATGCTCCATATTActaaatgtgtgtgcatgcatgtgcacagCTCTGCAAAGTGGTGTACTTCAGATGTGGTGCATATAATGTGGATTTGCTTTGCTGGAGGAAAGAGACTCTGTTTTCCCCTTGCCTAAACAGCCAGCTGTGGAAGCAATCATGTTTTTCACTCCCAGCCCAGGACAGTCTCTTCGCTTTTTCCAGAAGGTGTCCCCTTTATAACCCTGATGATAGCTCCAATACCGCCACGTCGTATATATGTTGCCAAGGTTGCACGTTTGATCCCCGtacggggcagctgcatattcctgcattgcgggggttggactagaggatcctcagggtcccttctgactctataaTTATATGAGTCTATGTCACAAGGgcttccatcccacccccacaatTGGGGACTTTATGTTTCACATGTCTGTTTCAAAGGCACAGGTGAGCATACAGCAAAGCAATCTCTGCAGATTGACAGTTACCAACAGAGTTCATTATGCTCCATTCCTTAGACGAGGGGTAGCCAAGTGGTTGCcccccagatgtggttggattccagctcccatttgACCCAGCTAGTAAGGGCAGTGGTTggaaattagtagtagtagtagtagtagtagtagtaccctgcccatctgactggatctccccagccactctgggcagcttccaacaaagattaaaaatacattaaaatgatgggagttgtacacaaacaacatctgaagggtaccaggtTGGTTAGCCTTGCCTCAGTTCTCTAATCGGATTTAGGTGCCAACTTCTAACATTACACTTGTCTGGAATGAGACCCCTTAGTTCCTTGGATTGGGGTTTGGCTACAGTCAGGCAAATTTCTACAATTTACTATTGCAAGTAAGCACTGGGCGGAAAAGAGAAAGACCTTCATTTGGTGACAGAAGCATCTTGTTTTCTGTAGGCTCAGCTGTCTCAAATACATTCACAACTCATATTAAGAGAGCAGTGCTTTGCAGGAAACCTTGTAAATTCTTTCAATCCTGATTTATTTTGATTTTGGATTCCTTTAGGTGTATCAAGAGGAAATAAACTTAAGCTGATGCTCCAAAGACGGGAAGGTAAGTTTTCTGTCTCCAACTGATGCCTCTTTCTGCCTCAGCTGTTACTTGCCAGAAAAAcagcagctaccgtatttttcgccctataggacacactttttcccctccaaaaatgaaggggaaatctgggtgcatcctatggggtgaatgcaggctttcgctgaagcttggagagcgagaggggccggtgcgcaccgacccctctcactctccaggcttcaggaagacatccgcagcctaggcaaccctgcgggagttcctgcagggctgtctaggctgcagatagcagcctgcttcccggagcgtcgggcgccctgaaagcagaacgcccggcgcttcgggaacacatccgcagcctaggcagccctacgggaggtcccgcagggatgtctaggctgcggatagcagcctgcttcctggagcgtcgggcgctctgctttcagggcacccggcgcttcgggaacacatccgcagcatggggagccctgcaggagctccccgcagggctccccacgctgcggatagcagcctgccgcccggcgggtggggtgccctgaagcagagcgccccgcgcgccagacagacatccgcagcgtgggagccctgcaggagttccccgcagggctccccacgctgcgcatagcagcctgccgcccagcaggcggggcgccctgaatcagagcgcccctcgcgctgggcagacatcggccagccccacaagctcgggggacagcagggaggcgcagcgccgccatcccgctgttcctcgacctggttcggtttctccgacctgcttttttagggggaaataaaggggaaaaaatttcctttattccccccccaaaaaactaggtgcgtcctatgggacggagcgtcctatgggacgaaaaatacggtaactcaaaCCAGAGCCATCTTGGGTCTGTTTCAGAAGGTGGCAAGTCGGAGAAATTTTCAAGGGATTAAATGACTTGTAAAAAGAGGGACACTTCATTTCCCACCTGTCTTTCCCCTTGTGCAACTGTCCCATTAGGGACTGTGGGAAAGACCAGGTCAGTGAAAGTCAAATGCACCCTTCAATCTAGTTTTTACAGGCTGTGATGACCACTGTTGCAAGAAATCAGAGGAAGACAGAACATGTAGTTCTAGACTCGTGTCTGGGGGTCACCCTTCATATGCCAGTACAATACTCAGGGATACTTCACCGCAATTGTCCAGTATCACAGAATACCTGTTCtcctaacaaaataaaaaaattccttctagtagTACCTtaaagagaccaactaagtttgttattggtatgagcttctgtgtgcatgcgcacttcttcatgcacacgaaagttcataccaataacaaacttagctggtctctaaggtgctactggaaggaatttttttattttgttttgactacggcagaccaacacggctacctacctgtaactacctGTTCTCATGTTATGTTTGATATACAGTGTATGTGCTTGTCACACAAAGCAACACAGAATTAAGCATGCAAAGTTGCGTAACAGATCCACATGCAAAGGTTTTATATATTTTGATCTTCAGAATggattatgtattttatttattgttgtttataagccatgggtaggcaaactaaggctcgggggccggatccggcccaatcgccttctaaatctggcccgtggacggtccgggaatcagtgtgtttttacatgagtagaatgtgtccttttacttaaaatgcattctgggttatttgtggggtctgcctggtgtttttacatgagtagaatgtgtgcttttatttaaaatgcatctctaggttatttgtggggcataggaattcattccttttttttttttcaaaatatagtccggcctccgcaaggtctgagggacagtgggccggccccctgctgaaaaagtgtgcTGACTCCTGTTATAAGCATTGAAAGGTACTTAAgagcagggctgaggaacctaTAGAGTATAGACCCTTCAGGTGTTTGGACCCCCAACTCCTACCAGCCCCTTCCACCTGTCAATCCAAAACATGTAATTGAgtgtgatggagtctccttctttggaggtctttaagcagaggcttgacaaccatatgtcaggagtgctctgatggtgtttcctgcttggcagggggttggactcgatggcccttgtggtctcttccaactctatgattctatgattctattctatgattctacctgctTGCGACAAGTGACGTTATCTAGAGTAAGCAACCTTTAGGTTAAACTGTTAGTGAGTTTGCTGTCTCTTGCATTTCAGCTCCTGTTCCGGTTAAGGCAGATGTGTCTGTCAAAGAAGATAAGGCCAAGGAGTTTTTGAGCAGCTTGAAACGTCAGAAGCGGCAGCTGTGGGATAGGAGTCAACCAGATGTACAGCAGTGGTACCAGCAATTTCTCTACTTAGGCTTTGATGAAGCAGTAAGTGGCAACGTTTTCTGTTCTGGAACATCCGAAAAGGCAACTCACTGAAGCCCCCTCCAATTGTTATGTCAATTAAtttactttttattattgttttcgtCGTCTTCATGTGAAACAGGGTTTAGAGTATTTTCCTTTCAGATAGAAGCAGGCATGGTCTGGAAAGGGGAGTTTTCTAGTGGTTAACTTGGGTCTGATTATGTGAAGTTCATTGAAGCAGGAATGGGATAATCCATCCCAGCTCTTAGAACAGAACTAGGAAACCTGATCTGGGTCAGTGGCCAGATCGTCATCTTCTTTACCCTTCATGAGTCAGATTGGACAGACGGATGGCACTACCCACCTATCAGTCATATGACATCACCCTGCACTGCTTGCAAATAGTTTGATACGGGATAAAAAGTGCTTTGAGACTCCAGGTACCTACTGCCCACCATTCAACTAAGATGTCAATTTCTGATTTTGAACACACAACACCTA from Podarcis raffonei isolate rPodRaf1 chromosome 4, rPodRaf1.pri, whole genome shotgun sequence includes these protein-coding regions:
- the ECRG4 gene encoding augurin isoform X1; amino-acid sequence: MQKSKVSFKKESLLLAKHEGRKPITGKAKGESSSRRKLGRTEIPAKMVPGRRALSWAALALVLLLVCLSPGVSRGNKLKLMLQRREAPVPVKADVSVKEDKAKEFLSSLKRQKRQLWDRSQPDVQQWYQQFLYLGFDEAKFEDDVSYWSNLGRSGHEYYGGYYHHHYDEDAPIGPRNPHTFRHGASVNYDDY
- the ECRG4 gene encoding augurin isoform X2; protein product: MTWRKHQSCNSSSKRPKIGKSKVSFKKESLLLAKHEGRKPITGKAKGESSSRRKLGRTEIPAKMVPGRRALSWAALALVLLLVCLSPGVSRGNKLKLMLQRREAPVPVKADVSVKEDKAKEFLSSLKRQKRQLWDRSQPDVQQWYQQFLYLGFDEAKFEDDVSYWSNLGRSGHEYYGGYYHHHYDEDAPIGPRNPHTFRHGASVNYDDY